The Helianthus annuus cultivar XRQ/B chromosome 16, HanXRQr2.0-SUNRISE, whole genome shotgun sequence genome includes a window with the following:
- the LOC110915677 gene encoding cytochrome c oxidase assembly protein COX11, mitochondrial, translating to MALARLCARSSHLSPLRKTLNCTLLQPRCLHEVGQRRYSFLGSEHSRKSYNKFSQLGIGHMKTPPYYVPGSQHHYATNVIREQKSRKILYYLTGLVFAMVGCTYAAVPLYRRFCQATGYGGTVQRRETVEEKILRHAQDGTVTNREIVVQFNADVSDGMPWKFIPTQREVRVKPGESALAFYTAENLSSAPITGMSTYNVTPMKAAVYFNKIQCFCFEEQRLLPGEQIDMPVFFYIDPEFETDPRMDGINDIILSYTFFKIAEDKKS from the exons ATGGCTTTGGCCAGGCTGTGTGCAAGATCCTCGCATCTCTCTCCTCTTCGCAAAACCCTAAATTGCACTCTTCTACAACCCAG GTGTCTACATGAAGTCGGACAGAGAAGATATAGTTTTCTGGGATCCGAACATAGTAGGAAGTCGTATAACAAATTTTCCCAATTGGGAATTGGGCACATGAAGACGCCGCCTTATTATGTGCCGGGATCTCAACACCATTATGCTACAAATGTCATCAGAGAGCAAAAGTCAAGGAAAATACTTTATTATTTAACGGGATTGGTGTTTGCAATGGTCGGATGTACTTATGCTGCAGTTCCTTTATATAGACGGTTTTGCCAAGCTACTGGCTATGGTGGTACCGTTCAACGCCGTGAG ACCGTAGAAGAAAAGATTTTGAGGCATGCTCAAGATGGAACAGTCACCAATAG GGAGATTGTGGTGCAGTTCAATGCTGATGTGTCAGATGGAATGCCTTGGAAGTTTATTCCTACTCAAAGAGAG GTGAGAGTGAAGCCAGGAGAGAGTGCTCTTGCTTTTTACACTGCTGAAAATCTTAGTTCCGCTCCTATAACTGGCATGTCTACTTATAATGTTACACCCATGAAG GCTGCAGTTTATTTCAACAAGATACAATGTTTTTGCTTCGAGGAGCAACGCCTTCTTCCTGGCGAGCAGATTGACATGCCT GTGTTCTTTTATATTGACCCCGAGTTTGAAACGGATCCTAGGATGGATGGTATCAACGATATTATCCTTTCGTATACGTTCTTCAAAATTGCAGAAGATAAGAAGTCGTAG